From the genome of uncultured Methanobacterium sp.:
GCAAGTATATGAAGATGTTCTTCAAAAATAATATTAAATAAACAGATAATTAAATTTTATTCATCTTTAAATTCATGTATTTAAGGTTCAAGTGGTGCTTTTATTGAGACCTAATAATAAATCTAAAAGAATATTGTTCTTTAATGCAAAAAGAGAGAAATGTGATAGTAACTCCGCTCATATTGGTCTTGGAATTTTATCTGCAGTACTGAAAAAAAGTGGACATGAAGTAATGGTTGTGGATTACCAATTTAATCCAAATGCACCAGAACCTATAGAAGTTTTTAGAGACTTCAAACCGGATGTCATAGGTTTAACACTTTATACTGCAACCATGAAAGAGGCTGAACGTATCCTGAAACAGATATCTAAATTTGAAAAGCCGGTTATACTTGGAGGGCCTCATGCAACTTTATATTATAATGATTTGCTTGAAATCGCTAATTATGTGGTGATTGGTGAAGCAGAAAATATCATTGTTGAACTGGTTGAAAATGCTGATATTAATGTTAAGGGTGAAATTATTCGGTCTGAACCTCCGGATCCTGAAAAATTACCCTTTCCAGATTTTAAAACATTTTTAGGTCATGAAGAGTTGTATATATATCCATTATTAACTAGTAGGGGATGCCCTTATAATTGCAGTTTTTGTGCTGTAAGATTGGTTTCAACCCGAAAGTGGAGAAATAGAAATATTGAAAATTGTATTGAAGAGTTGATCCAAGCTAAGAAGGAGTTCAAAAAAATGGGAATGGTAGTTGTTTATGATGATAACGCCATGTTCCGTAAAAAGCACATTATAAAATTCTTAAATCGGTATTTGGAGAGTGACATCAATTTACCCCTAAGTATAATAAATACTCGGGCAGATGGGATTGATGATGAGATTTTATCTCTATTAAAACAAGCTGATTGTCCTTCAATAGGTATTGGTGTTGAATCAACCCATCCTGAAGTTTTTAAAAATATTCACAAGGGAGAATCTTTAGATGATATAACTAAAGCAGTGAATTTGATAAAAAAACATAAATTACCTCTTGCTTTGTGCTTTGTCATTGGTTTAGCTGGTGATTCACTCCAAAAAACTAAATGTTCCATAGATTTCGCTAAAAAAATAAAACCTGACCACATTTACTGGAATATGATTACACCGTTTGAAGGTACTGAAATTCGTGAGTGGTATGATAATCATGGTAAAGTGTTTGATTTGACTAACCATTCCTCCTGGGTGGATGGAGATTTCATGTGCGAAGAACCATGTGCGGAAACACCCGAATTTACCATTGAAGATCGTAAAAAAGCTTATATGATGGCTATATTAGAAACAAATGATACAAGACTCAGTATAGGAGATATAATGAGAGTCTATCCTTATGTAAAAGAATATGGTTTGTATAATGAATTTTTTAGATGGATTCCAAAAAGTTTGTGGAAAACTTTAAAGAAACCTTTTGTTTTTTTAAATGAATTGATAAAAATCTACCGTGAATTAGGTTTAAAATTATTTGTTAAGAAGAGCTTAAATAAAATTCGCGGATAGATGTTTATTTATAGAGTAATAACAGGGTTATGGGTTATCTAATT
Proteins encoded in this window:
- a CDS encoding radical SAM protein translates to MRPNNKSKRILFFNAKREKCDSNSAHIGLGILSAVLKKSGHEVMVVDYQFNPNAPEPIEVFRDFKPDVIGLTLYTATMKEAERILKQISKFEKPVILGGPHATLYYNDLLEIANYVVIGEAENIIVELVENADINVKGEIIRSEPPDPEKLPFPDFKTFLGHEELYIYPLLTSRGCPYNCSFCAVRLVSTRKWRNRNIENCIEELIQAKKEFKKMGMVVVYDDNAMFRKKHIIKFLNRYLESDINLPLSIINTRADGIDDEILSLLKQADCPSIGIGVESTHPEVFKNIHKGESLDDITKAVNLIKKHKLPLALCFVIGLAGDSLQKTKCSIDFAKKIKPDHIYWNMITPFEGTEIREWYDNHGKVFDLTNHSSWVDGDFMCEEPCAETPEFTIEDRKKAYMMAILETNDTRLSIGDIMRVYPYVKEYGLYNEFFRWIPKSLWKTLKKPFVFLNELIKIYRELGLKLFVKKSLNKIRG